The following are encoded in a window of bacterium SCSIO 12643 genomic DNA:
- a CDS encoding cytochrome c encodes MNVNIRVAILGGFVFILLVTMFFRSCSKPPQKGAQVYEKKCADCHGANGEGFRNLIPPLNNADFLDQHADDFACIVAYGIDDTIVVNGVTFHQPMAGIPELNEVEIANVANYVYEQWSTSKKKFSPKEVETRIANCE; translated from the coding sequence ATGAACGTTAATATTCGCGTGGCCATATTAGGCGGCTTTGTCTTCATACTTTTGGTGACGATGTTCTTCCGATCTTGTAGCAAACCTCCACAAAAAGGCGCTCAGGTTTATGAAAAAAAATGTGCTGACTGCCATGGCGCAAACGGTGAAGGTTTCAGAAATCTCATTCCACCTCTCAATAATGCGGATTTTTTAGATCAACATGCAGATGATTTTGCCTGTATCGTGGCCTATGGAATCGATGATACCATTGTCGTGAATGGAGTTACATTTCATCAACCTATGGCTGGTATTCCTGAACTCAATGAAGTAGAAATTGCGAATGTGGCCAACTACGTTTATGAGCAATGGAGTACTTCAAAAAAGAAATTTTCACCAAAAGAGGTAGAAACTCGAATTGCCAATTGCGAATAA
- a CDS encoding DegT/DnrJ/EryC1/StrS family aminotransferase, producing the protein MAGVEFFGAEERKEVNEVLDTGILFRYGFDEARKGMFKAKELEAEAVKYTGANYAHAVSSGSTAVTTALAAAGIGLGDEVIVTPFTFVATVEALMLIGALPVFAEVDETLCLSAEGIKEVLTPKTKGICLVHMCGAAADMDAIMPIVEEHNLILVEDAGQALGAFHKGTSVGLFGKSGCFSFDFFKITTAGEGGLCITNNEKTYNHMAEYSDHGHTHVGDNRGMEPHYIMGTNFRLSEANAAVGKVQMQRIETIRNNNKKHKAILKNALSQIDGVTFRHMPDPEGDSATFLNFFMPSAELAQKAMAQFAEDGIAGFNYWYTNMYHFINQWDHIKDLKSPNKLAIHHFGAPQDYNALKLPKSNEVIGRLISLGIRANWPEAELEEFKSKMVAAIQKVLA; encoded by the coding sequence ATGGCAGGTGTAGAATTTTTTGGTGCTGAAGAGCGCAAAGAAGTTAATGAAGTTTTAGATACTGGAATTCTATTTAGATATGGCTTTGACGAAGCTAGAAAAGGCATGTTTAAAGCAAAAGAATTGGAGGCTGAAGCCGTAAAATATACTGGAGCAAACTATGCACACGCAGTATCAAGTGGATCTACAGCTGTAACTACTGCTTTGGCGGCAGCAGGCATTGGATTGGGAGATGAAGTAATCGTAACTCCATTTACGTTCGTTGCAACTGTTGAAGCGTTAATGTTAATTGGTGCTTTACCAGTATTTGCTGAAGTAGATGAAACTTTATGTTTAAGTGCTGAGGGAATCAAAGAAGTTTTAACTCCAAAAACGAAAGGAATTTGCCTGGTACATATGTGTGGCGCTGCTGCAGATATGGATGCTATTATGCCAATTGTTGAAGAGCACAATCTAATTCTGGTGGAAGATGCTGGACAAGCTCTAGGCGCCTTCCATAAAGGAACGTCAGTTGGTTTATTTGGAAAATCAGGATGTTTCTCATTCGATTTCTTTAAAATCACGACAGCTGGTGAAGGTGGGCTTTGCATTACCAACAATGAAAAAACCTATAACCACATGGCTGAGTATTCTGATCACGGACATACTCATGTTGGCGATAACCGTGGAATGGAGCCTCACTACATCATGGGGACAAATTTTCGTTTAAGTGAAGCTAATGCTGCGGTAGGTAAAGTTCAAATGCAAAGAATTGAAACCATCCGTAATAACAACAAAAAACATAAAGCAATCTTAAAAAATGCTTTATCTCAGATAGATGGTGTGACTTTCCGTCATATGCCGGATCCTGAGGGTGATTCTGCAACATTCTTAAATTTCTTTATGCCTTCTGCTGAGTTGGCGCAAAAAGCAATGGCACAATTTGCAGAAGATGGTATTGCAGGGTTCAACTACTGGTATACCAACATGTACCATTTCATTAACCAATGGGATCATATTAAAGATTTAAAATCACCAAACAAATTGGCAATCCACCATTTTGGTGCACCTCAAGACTATAATGCATTGAAACTACCAAAATCAAACGAAGTGATTGGTAGATTGATTTCTTTAGGTATTCGTGCCAACTGGCCGGAAGCTGAATTAGAAGAATTTAAATCTAAAATGGTTGCAGCCATTCAAAAAGTATTAGCATAA
- a CDS encoding iron-containing alcohol dehydrogenase, which produces MFNNFKNVDKVVYGRGAFNQLDDILTTKRHLNDGFMVFVVDNYFNGKTEFTDRIPVKEGDVIRFIDVDPKEPTTEQIDELRDTVLAENGLPAGIIGIGGGSIMDIAKASSLMFTNEGSSTLYQGLNLVKREGIYHVGVPTISGTGAECSMTAVLSGPEKKLGLKCDWTVFNQVVLDPDLTATVERNQWFYTGMDTFIHCIEAESGQYFNTYSKVYGDQSLKLCREVFLGPDAGQTQENNEKLMMASLFGGLSLTYSEVGACHALSYGMSFVFGTKHGYANCLAFNHLEEFYGDAVAEFREMIKQNNIDLPQNLAKDWTDEEISQMAEVAYNLPHMWRHAIGDDWEEKWTRQDIEALYRRL; this is translated from the coding sequence ATGTTTAACAATTTCAAAAACGTAGATAAGGTAGTCTATGGACGTGGCGCCTTTAATCAATTAGATGATATCTTAACTACTAAAAGACATCTTAACGATGGATTCATGGTATTTGTCGTGGACAATTACTTTAATGGTAAAACCGAATTCACAGATCGTATTCCCGTTAAAGAAGGTGATGTGATCAGGTTTATTGATGTGGATCCTAAAGAACCTACCACCGAACAAATTGATGAATTAAGAGATACTGTTTTAGCCGAAAATGGACTTCCTGCCGGAATTATTGGAATTGGCGGTGGTAGTATCATGGATATTGCCAAAGCAAGTTCTTTGATGTTTACCAACGAGGGTTCTTCAACTTTATATCAAGGTTTAAATCTTGTCAAAAGGGAAGGTATCTATCATGTAGGAGTACCAACTATTTCAGGAACTGGAGCGGAATGCTCTATGACCGCGGTACTTTCAGGACCAGAAAAAAAACTTGGATTAAAATGTGATTGGACTGTTTTTAACCAGGTGGTTTTAGATCCTGATCTTACTGCTACAGTAGAAAGAAACCAATGGTTTTATACTGGTATGGATACTTTCATTCATTGTATAGAAGCTGAATCGGGACAATATTTCAACACTTATAGTAAGGTATATGGAGATCAATCTCTAAAACTTTGTCGTGAAGTGTTCCTGGGGCCTGATGCCGGACAAACTCAGGAAAACAATGAAAAATTAATGATGGCGTCTTTATTTGGTGGGCTGAGTCTAACCTATTCTGAAGTAGGTGCATGTCACGCATTATCTTATGGAATGTCATTTGTTTTTGGTACCAAACATGGTTATGCAAACTGCCTGGCGTTTAATCATCTGGAAGAGTTTTATGGTGATGCAGTTGCTGAATTCCGTGAAATGATCAAACAAAATAATATTGATTTACCTCAAAATCTGGCTAAAGACTGGACAGATGAAGAGATTTCTCAAATGGCAGAAGTTGCTTACAACCTTCCACATATGTGGAGACATGCGATTGGAGATGACTGGGAAGAAAAATGGACCAGACAAGACATTGAAGCTTTATACAGAAGACTTTAA
- a CDS encoding FixH family protein, protein MKNFKYITFLLFAIAAFTLGSCKKETTDPPTPVDPFENLTYIGETQAVGAGAIAKIYAEEALFVGYNRIYVALYDSANPQTQLTDGHVTFNPMMDMGMMQHSCPFEDPSTTVEPNTKAFKGSIVFIMPTTPTGSWTLNVNVHNHAINKMGVASLAINVVEKAEPKLISFVSDFDSKKLFVTLIEPTEPKVGINDITFGIYEKQSMMSFPAVDGYMMEMEPEMPSMGHGSPNNVNPVSKGNGMYTGAVNFTMTGYWKINLDFKTSSGDTIKLDQFFDVTFQ, encoded by the coding sequence ATGAAAAATTTTAAATACATCACATTCTTATTATTTGCAATCGCAGCATTTACCTTAGGTAGCTGTAAAAAAGAAACAACTGACCCACCTACTCCAGTCGATCCATTTGAAAACTTAACATACATTGGAGAAACGCAAGCTGTTGGAGCTGGTGCCATTGCTAAGATTTATGCTGAAGAAGCTCTTTTTGTAGGTTACAACCGTATTTACGTTGCTTTATATGATTCTGCAAATCCTCAAACACAACTTACAGATGGGCATGTTACATTTAACCCGATGATGGATATGGGAATGATGCAACATAGTTGTCCTTTCGAAGACCCATCAACCACTGTTGAACCAAACACAAAGGCATTTAAAGGTTCTATTGTATTTATTATGCCAACTACGCCAACGGGAAGTTGGACATTAAATGTAAACGTTCATAATCATGCCATCAATAAAATGGGTGTTGCTTCTTTAGCGATTAACGTTGTAGAAAAAGCTGAACCTAAACTTATTTCTTTTGTTTCTGATTTTGATAGCAAAAAACTGTTTGTAACGCTGATTGAACCTACAGAACCAAAAGTGGGGATTAACGACATCACTTTCGGTATTTATGAAAAGCAAAGTATGATGAGTTTCCCGGCTGTTGATGGATATATGATGGAAATGGAGCCTGAAATGCCAAGTATGGGACATGGTTCTCCAAACAATGTAAATCCGGTTTCAAAAGGCAACGGAATGTATACCGGAGCAGTAAACTTCACCATGACGGGTTACTGGAAAATCAATCTCGATTTTAAAACTTCTAGTGGAGATACTATTAAACTCGATCAATTCTTTGATGTAACATTTCAATAA
- a CDS encoding TonB-dependent receptor encodes MKNLIQITIIVTIGMFLHSYGYTQESTAKIIINDSLKSAIDLEGVIIIGDSTSSKTEDFKSVEGQRTDEIIEDLQGVNIIRRGNYAAEPTFRGMSSGQLSMTIDGMKIFGACTDKMDPVSSYVSSNNLESITVSSNNNHACQGSNIGGGFDFQTKQAQFNSHKEISGSAGIGYQTNGNGRLADFNVNYGDSAWALNLNANYQKFDNYKAGGGQTIKYTQFEKVNFALSSNWMPSNTEILKAQFIYDDAYNVGYPALPMDVSFAGGRIYSLSYKKYFTNSTLFLKAYGNNITHIMDDTKREFVPMHMDMPGKSDTYGVFAKSEFNIGERHQILINPDYYYNVSFADMKMYPNDPNRPEEPVMYMITWPDVRRHSGSLLIQDRFTINSQTELKYSGKIEYVTSKIFSEFGIQQLEVIGKDGNIPSTYILGNGNAVLTYQMNKSTQLFGQIGYAERQPTVSEGFGYYLFNSMDGYDYIGIPDLRKETALKTSIGFNWQKDKTVLETKIYHYQFQDYIIGIVDSTYDGMTIGSNGVKVYENIPSASISGFEVKLNTTLFKTVRFQNQTQFTYGIDHQNNPLQMIPPLQNASKFGYSYKQVKIQLEAVIAAMQNNPRIDAGETTTPSYGIINISGQAPIKLLQQSTSISVSINNLFDSNYWDHLDWNSIPRPGRSFIVNLRMRF; translated from the coding sequence ATGAAAAATCTAATCCAAATAACAATAATCGTAACCATAGGAATGTTTTTGCATTCCTATGGTTACACTCAAGAAAGTACAGCTAAAATCATCATTAATGATTCCTTAAAAAGTGCGATAGATCTTGAAGGGGTTATTATTATTGGAGATAGTACTTCATCAAAAACCGAAGACTTTAAATCTGTTGAGGGACAACGTACAGATGAGATCATTGAAGACCTTCAGGGGGTAAATATTATTAGAAGAGGAAATTACGCTGCCGAACCTACTTTTAGAGGTATGTCATCAGGTCAACTTAGTATGACTATTGATGGTATGAAAATTTTCGGAGCTTGTACAGATAAAATGGACCCTGTCAGTTCATATGTTTCTTCAAATAATCTGGAATCGATAACCGTTTCATCAAACAATAACCACGCTTGTCAGGGATCGAATATTGGCGGTGGGTTTGATTTTCAAACCAAACAAGCGCAATTTAATTCACACAAAGAAATTTCGGGATCTGCCGGAATTGGATATCAAACAAACGGAAACGGTCGACTAGCCGATTTCAATGTCAATTATGGCGATAGTGCCTGGGCTTTAAATCTTAATGCCAACTATCAAAAGTTTGATAACTATAAAGCCGGTGGAGGGCAAACCATCAAATACACTCAATTTGAGAAAGTAAATTTTGCGTTGTCTTCCAATTGGATGCCAAGTAACACTGAAATACTCAAAGCTCAATTTATCTATGATGATGCATATAATGTAGGATATCCGGCATTACCAATGGATGTATCATTTGCCGGTGGTCGTATCTATTCATTGAGTTACAAAAAATACTTCACTAACAGCACTTTATTTTTAAAAGCATATGGCAACAACATCACTCATATTATGGATGATACCAAAAGAGAATTTGTACCGATGCATATGGACATGCCGGGTAAAAGTGATACTTATGGTGTATTTGCCAAATCCGAGTTTAATATCGGAGAAAGACATCAAATTTTAATTAATCCGGACTATTATTACAATGTTTCATTTGCGGATATGAAAATGTACCCAAATGATCCCAATAGACCCGAAGAACCTGTAATGTATATGATCACCTGGCCAGATGTAAGAAGACATTCCGGCTCTTTATTGATTCAAGATCGATTTACAATCAATTCACAAACCGAATTGAAATATAGCGGTAAAATCGAATATGTGACCAGTAAAATCTTTAGCGAATTTGGGATTCAACAACTAGAAGTTATCGGTAAAGATGGTAACATCCCTTCAACTTACATACTGGGTAATGGAAACGCGGTGCTTACATATCAAATGAATAAATCCACTCAATTGTTCGGTCAAATCGGATATGCTGAAAGACAGCCTACAGTTTCAGAAGGGTTTGGTTATTATTTATTTAACAGCATGGATGGATATGACTACATCGGAATTCCTGACCTACGAAAAGAAACTGCATTGAAGACTTCTATTGGATTCAACTGGCAAAAGGATAAAACTGTGTTGGAAACTAAAATCTACCATTATCAATTCCAGGACTACATTATTGGAATCGTGGATTCTACATATGATGGAATGACCATTGGATCTAATGGAGTTAAGGTATATGAAAATATTCCTTCAGCATCTATCTCTGGTTTTGAAGTCAAGTTAAACACCACACTTTTTAAAACAGTTCGATTCCAAAATCAGACACAATTCACATATGGAATTGATCACCAAAACAATCCCCTTCAAATGATCCCTCCACTGCAAAACGCATCTAAATTTGGATATAGCTATAAACAAGTAAAAATTCAGCTAGAAGCTGTTATTGCTGCCATGCAAAACAATCCTAGAATTGATGCCGGAGAAACCACTACCCCATCTTATGGAATTATCAATATTTCCGGTCAGGCCCCAATCAAACTATTACAACAATCCACCAGTATATCAGTTTCGATCAACAATTTATTTGACAGTAATTATTGGGATCATCTGGATTGGAATAGTATCCCAAGGCCGGGAAGAAGTTTTATTGTGAACTTGAGAATGCGGTTCTAA
- the murB gene encoding UDP-N-acetylmuramate dehydrogenase codes for MQVQKNISLKPYNTFGIDVNSSLFLEWSSIADVQEYTQNESLKSHDRLILGGGSNMLLTKDFDGLAIRNHILGKEVISENEDQVIVKIGGGEVWHDIVLWTISQGWNGMENMSLIPGSVGAAPIQNIGAYGKELKDLFVELEAVNLSNGEIRNFDLNACDFGYRNSVFKNELKGQYIITSVTLRLSKKSEFNISYGTIQQELDKMGIEELTAKSISDAVIAIRQSKLPDPKELGNSGSFFKNPIIPESLYEEVKFEYPGLPSYPAGEEMVKVPAGWLIDQAGWKGRRVGNCGVHSKQALVLVNYGGATGQEIFQLSEEIIADVIQKYGIELEREVNVI; via the coding sequence ATGCAAGTACAGAAAAATATCTCACTTAAGCCATATAACACTTTTGGAATTGATGTGAACTCTTCATTATTTTTAGAGTGGAGTTCTATTGCCGATGTACAGGAATATACCCAAAATGAATCTCTAAAATCTCACGATAGACTTATTCTGGGTGGAGGCAGTAATATGCTTTTAACTAAAGATTTTGATGGGCTGGCAATAAGAAATCATATTTTGGGAAAAGAAGTGATTTCAGAAAATGAGGACCAAGTGATAGTAAAGATTGGAGGAGGAGAAGTATGGCATGATATCGTATTATGGACAATTTCCCAAGGATGGAATGGAATGGAGAATATGTCATTAATTCCGGGAAGTGTTGGGGCTGCACCAATTCAAAATATTGGGGCTTATGGGAAAGAACTCAAAGATTTATTTGTCGAGCTAGAAGCAGTAAATTTATCAAATGGCGAGATTCGTAATTTTGACCTGAACGCATGTGATTTTGGATATAGAAATAGTGTGTTTAAAAATGAATTAAAAGGACAATACATTATTACATCTGTTACTTTGAGATTGAGTAAAAAGTCTGAGTTTAATATTTCTTATGGTACGATTCAACAGGAGTTGGATAAGATGGGCATTGAGGAATTAACCGCAAAGTCAATATCCGATGCTGTGATTGCGATTAGACAGAGTAAATTACCAGACCCTAAAGAATTGGGAAATTCAGGAAGTTTTTTTAAGAACCCAATTATTCCGGAAAGTCTTTATGAAGAGGTGAAGTTTGAATATCCGGGATTACCATCGTATCCGGCAGGAGAGGAGATGGTTAAAGTTCCGGCTGGATGGTTAATTGATCAGGCAGGGTGGAAAGGAAGACGCGTTGGAAATTGTGGGGTACATAGCAAACAGGCGTTAGTTTTAGTGAATTATGGAGGGGCTACGGGGCAGGAAATATTCCAACTGTCTGAGGAGATTATTGCAGATGTCATCCAGAAGTACGGGATTGAATTAGAGCGCGAGGTAAATGTGATTTAG
- a CDS encoding histone deacetylase encodes MLKIAFHPIYTHPLPEGHRFPMEKYELLPAQLLHEGTCTQANFFEPDFPEIDHVFNVHEKQYVKSLQSLEIDKKMARRIGFPLSQQLIDREFILAQGTIKACDFAMKNGIAMNIAGGTHHAFTDKGEAFCLLNDQAIGARYVQKTYGMKKVLMIDLDVHQGNGTAQIFENDDSVFTFSMHGAHNYPFVKEKSDLDIELPNGCDDETYLQILKETLPKLLKEQQPDFIFYLSGVDVLETDKLGKLGLTLGGCKARDRMVLESCYEYNVPMMCSMGGGYSEDIKVIIDAHANTYRLVQEIYF; translated from the coding sequence ATGTTAAAAATAGCATTTCATCCAATTTACACACATCCGCTTCCTGAGGGACATCGTTTCCCTATGGAGAAATATGAACTTTTACCTGCGCAGCTATTACACGAAGGAACTTGTACCCAGGCCAATTTCTTTGAACCGGATTTCCCGGAAATTGATCATGTGTTTAATGTGCATGAAAAACAATATGTCAAGAGTCTACAGTCTTTGGAAATTGATAAAAAAATGGCGCGTAGAATTGGGTTTCCATTGAGTCAACAGTTGATAGATAGAGAGTTTATTCTTGCTCAGGGGACGATTAAAGCTTGTGATTTTGCCATGAAAAACGGCATAGCCATGAATATTGCAGGAGGTACACATCATGCCTTTACGGATAAAGGTGAAGCATTTTGTTTGTTAAATGATCAGGCTATAGGCGCGCGATATGTTCAGAAGACCTATGGAATGAAAAAAGTTTTAATGATTGATTTGGATGTGCATCAGGGCAATGGTACGGCTCAGATTTTTGAGAACGATGATTCCGTATTTACATTTTCAATGCATGGTGCACATAATTATCCATTTGTAAAAGAAAAGAGCGATTTGGATATTGAGTTGCCAAATGGGTGTGATGATGAAACATATCTTCAAATCCTAAAAGAAACCTTGCCTAAGTTATTGAAGGAGCAACAACCTGATTTTATTTTCTACTTATCTGGTGTCGATGTATTGGAAACTGACAAACTGGGTAAATTGGGGTTAACCCTGGGAGGGTGTAAAGCGCGTGATAGAATGGTTTTGGAATCTTGCTATGAATACAATGTGCCTATGATGTGTTCCATGGGTGGTGGATATTCCGAAGATATAAAAGTGATTATTGACGCACATGCTAATACGTATCGTTTGGTTCAGGAAATCTATTTCTAG
- a CDS encoding glycosyltransferase: MVRIASLVTNDLHQDQRMNRICTALVQNGYDVTLIGRKRKSSKTLEKKPFHRLRLNCIFERSVLFYGEYNIRLFFHLLFNKYDIINANDLDTILPAIWVAKIKGCKVVYDAHEYFTEQEEIVNRPRLKNFWKSIERYALPKVDAAYTVSKGYASLFQDEYKIRFDVVRNATMLQDPPQNIDRSVPYILYQGAVNYGRGLEQIIQAMKNIDYNLYICGDGDILPELKKMATDLDLTDKVKFLGFIKPEKLRDFTYGATIGLTLFAKDGLSHWHSLANRFFDYMHAQIPQVAMNYPEYADFNKQNEVAVLINDIKPQNISNAINKLLSDQELYQKLSKNAGVARETANWQAQEKVLLGVYQKVS, encoded by the coding sequence ATGGTTCGAATCGCCAGTTTAGTTACCAATGATCTGCATCAGGATCAACGTATGAATCGTATATGTACCGCACTGGTTCAAAATGGATACGATGTAACTCTAATTGGTCGTAAAAGAAAATCATCAAAAACGCTAGAAAAAAAACCTTTTCATCGCTTAAGGTTAAACTGCATCTTTGAAAGATCGGTTCTCTTTTATGGAGAATATAATATTCGACTTTTCTTTCATTTACTGTTCAATAAATATGACATCATTAATGCCAATGATCTCGATACCATTTTACCAGCAATATGGGTGGCAAAAATAAAAGGGTGTAAAGTCGTTTATGATGCACATGAATACTTCACAGAACAGGAAGAAATCGTGAATCGCCCGCGACTAAAAAACTTTTGGAAAAGTATTGAACGTTATGCGCTTCCTAAAGTCGATGCAGCTTATACTGTTTCAAAAGGCTACGCATCCCTATTTCAAGATGAATATAAAATTCGTTTTGACGTGGTACGTAACGCCACCATGTTACAAGATCCTCCTCAAAATATAGATAGATCGGTTCCATATATCTTGTATCAGGGAGCAGTAAATTATGGTAGAGGATTAGAGCAAATCATTCAAGCTATGAAGAATATCGATTATAATCTATACATATGTGGTGATGGAGATATTCTTCCCGAACTAAAAAAGATGGCCACCGACCTGGACCTAACAGATAAGGTTAAATTTCTGGGCTTTATCAAACCTGAGAAGCTAAGAGACTTTACATATGGTGCTACAATTGGTCTAACCTTGTTTGCAAAAGATGGCTTAAGTCACTGGCATTCATTGGCGAATCGTTTTTTCGACTACATGCATGCGCAAATTCCCCAAGTAGCTATGAACTATCCTGAGTATGCTGACTTCAATAAGCAAAATGAGGTAGCAGTACTTATTAATGATATCAAACCGCAAAACATATCCAACGCGATCAACAAATTACTATCTGATCAAGAATTGTATCAAAAGCTTTCAAAAAATGCAGGAGTAGCTAGAGAAACTGCAAATTGGCAGGCACAAGAAAAAGTTCTACTTGGTGTCTATCAAAAAGTATCTTAG
- a CDS encoding alpha/beta hydrolase has translation MIEGFQYEEIKLQDDYEGEVIATFIISENNHNNRPVVLYIHGFIDYFFHPHLSEFFHQNEYDFYALELRKYGHSILPHQHKNYCRNLEEYFEEIDFCIQKIKQQNNAPLVLMGHSTGGLISSLYLNKGQFKDQVSALVLNSPFVETNVPSIARTVLKPMTKWISTVFPYAKLNGMLPPIYPSSLHKDFNGEWEFDLVMKPIEGFPVYFKWSSAIMDGQDYLKSHSNIHQPVVLLHSHDSYLPNKYESRVMKSDIVLNVEHMKEIGPKLGENVTLIEIENGVHDLFLSPKKVRQQALNEMINWLNKVI, from the coding sequence ATGATTGAGGGATTCCAATACGAAGAAATTAAATTGCAAGATGACTATGAAGGTGAAGTCATCGCTACGTTTATCATCTCTGAAAATAATCATAATAACAGACCCGTAGTTTTGTATATTCATGGGTTTATTGATTATTTCTTTCATCCTCATTTATCAGAATTTTTCCATCAAAACGAATATGATTTTTATGCTCTGGAATTGAGAAAGTATGGGCATTCAATCTTGCCGCATCAGCACAAAAATTATTGTAGAAATCTGGAAGAATACTTTGAGGAGATTGATTTTTGTATCCAAAAGATAAAACAACAAAATAATGCACCATTGGTTTTAATGGGTCATTCTACCGGAGGTTTAATTTCAAGTTTATATTTGAACAAGGGACAATTTAAAGATCAGGTAAGCGCATTGGTTTTAAACTCGCCCTTTGTAGAAACAAATGTTCCATCTATAGCAAGAACCGTTTTAAAACCAATGACCAAATGGATTTCAACAGTTTTCCCCTATGCCAAATTGAATGGAATGTTACCTCCTATTTATCCGAGTAGTTTACATAAGGATTTTAATGGGGAGTGGGAGTTTGATTTGGTTATGAAGCCCATAGAAGGTTTTCCCGTTTATTTTAAATGGAGTAGTGCAATTATGGATGGCCAAGATTATTTAAAGAGCCATTCAAACATTCATCAACCTGTTGTTTTACTACATTCTCATGATTCATATCTTCCAAATAAATATGAATCCCGGGTTATGAAATCAGATATTGTATTGAATGTAGAACATATGAAGGAAATCGGGCCTAAGTTAGGAGAAAATGTTACTCTAATAGAGATTGAAAATGGAGTACATGATCTGTTTTTATCCCCAAAGAAAGTTCGTCAACAGGCTTTAAATGAAATGATAAACTGGTTAAATAAAGTGATATAG